The sequence AAACAGGGTCTGCTCAACCAAACTTTCCTCCCTCCAGAAGAGCCCTTTTTCGGGTTCAGTACTCGATCTTGCCGCTGTTCTGGTTCACGCCGCAATAGGGGCAGATCTTCCAGTCGAGGTCCAGCGGCCTCTCGCACCTCATGCACGGCTTCTTGAGCTGCCAGCTGCACTCCGGGCACACCAGGTAGTCCCGCTCGACCATCGCCTGGCAGTTCGGACACAGAAGTACCCGGCTCCGGAGCTCCCGCTCGAGCACGGCGAGCTCGAGCTCGCGCTCGCGCGAGTCCAGAACGTACTCCGGCGGGCGCACGATCAGGTAAACCAGCGTCCCGACGAACGGGAAGACGATCGCCACGACCAGCCACACCAGCCGCAGAGCCCCGCGCCGGGAGGCGTCGGCGTAGGTCCAGTAGACGAGCGCCAGCCAGACGACCACGATAAAAAGCAGGATTATCTCCCCGGCCATCTTGAGCGCCGGGCTGGAGAGGAAGTTCGAGATGGCCCGGAAGGGATCCGTCTGAGCGAGCGCCATCATCCCACGAACCTCAGCACCAGTAAGTACCCCAGAACGAACGCGGCGGCGAAGACCCCCAGGAGGAGGAGCCCGGCGGCCCTCCAGATGCTCCTACCCCTCACGCAGCCACCTTATCGCCGCGGCGCAGGTGTAGAGCGAGCCGGTCACCAGCACCACCCCCCCCTCGCGCCGCATCTTCTCCACCATCCGGCCCACGGCTTCTCCTACCTCCTCCACCACGACAGCCTCCTTCCCCCGGCGGTCCCTCGGGTCATGCTCGACGATCAGCCGGTGCGGGTCCGCGGCCCGCCCGCTCTCGGGCCGGGTGAGAACCAGCGCGTCGGAGGCCCCGGCCACGGTATCAAGCATACTTGCAACTTCCTTGTCCCGCAAGCACCCGAAGACGACCCCGAGCGGCCGCCCGCCGAAGCGCGCCGCCACGGCCTCTATGGTGGCCCGGATGCCGGGCGGGTTGTGTCCCCCGTCGACGACGACCGGGACCCCCTCCCTCTCGTGCACCTCGAAGCGCCCGGGGAGCACCCCGGCGGCCCGCTCGAGCGCTTCTTTCCGCTCCCGCTCGCCGAGAGCCCTCCCGAGCACGACCTCCGCCACCCGGAGCCCGAGCGCGGCGTCCCGGGCCGCGTAGGGGGCCAGCCGGTCCCACTCCACCGCGCCGCCGGAAGCCGGAACCAGCCACGCCCCGGTCTCCCCGCACCGCTCGCGGGCCAGGCGGACGACCAGCGGGTCTCCGGTCCCGAGCACGAGCGTCCCGCCGGGCTGCACGCTCGCGAGCTTCTCGCGCGCGATCTCCTCGACGGTCTCCCCCAGGTACTCGGTGTGGTCGAGCCCGACGTTGGTCAGCACCACCACCGGCGGACGCACCACCGAGGTCGCGTCGTGGCGGGCGCCCATCCCCGCCTCGAGCACCGCCCACCCGAGCCCGGCCTCCCGGAAGAGGAGCAGCGCTCCGGCCGTCAGGATCTCGAACTGCGACGCCCCGACCCCCATCTCGTCGTCGAGGCGCATCACGCGGTCCATCACCCGGGCGAACTCCTCCTCCGAAACGTACCCCGAGGGCAACAGGATGCGCTCCGTGTAGGAGATGAGGTGCGGTGAGAGGTACGCCCCGGCGGGGTGCCCGCAGGCGGTGAGCGCCGCGGCCAGGGTGACGGTCGTCGTCCCCTTGCCGTTCGTCCCCACGACCTGCACGGTGCCGAAGTCCCTCTGCGGCTCCCCGAGCAGCGAGAGCAGCCGCTCCATGCGCTCAAGGCCGAGCGTTATCCGCTGCCGGGCGTCGAGAGCGGCGCAGACCTCGCCGTAGCCGCGGAGCTTGTTACCGGAGCTCTTCAAGGCGCTTCGAGAGCGTCTCGAGCGTGCGGCGGTTGGTCTCGAGCTTCTCGCGCTCGCGGCCGACCACCTCGGCCGGGGCCCGCTCGACGAACTTCTCGTTCGAGAGCTTCCCCTCGGCGCGGGCGATCTCCTTCTCGACCCGCCCGATCTCCCTGCGCAGCCGCGAGAGCTCGCGCTGCCTCATCTCCTCGGAGAGCGAGAGCTCGACGAAAGACCCGCCCGCCGGCAGCGTGGCCTTCGCCGCACCGTCCAGGCTCTCCGCCGGCCGCACCCCGGCGAGCGCGGTGAAGACCTCGGGCTCCACCCCCTCCGGGACGAGCCCCTCCAGCTCCCCGTCCACCCCGCTCTCGGCCCGGAACGCCCGGACGGCGGAGACCGCCTCCATGGTGCGCCCGAGCGCCTCCTCGGCCTCCTCGTCTTCGAGCGCCGGATCGTAGCGGGGGAACCCCTGCTCCACGAGCATCCGCTCGTGCCCGAGCAGACGGGACATCTCCTCGGTCGCGAACGGCATCACCGGGTGCAGCAGCCGCAGTATCCCGGAGAAGACCTCGCGCAGGACGCGCGGCGTCTCGGCGGAGGGCGCGACCTTGGCGATCTCGATGTACCAGTCGGCGAACTCGTGCCAGGCGAA comes from Rubrobacter calidifluminis and encodes:
- a CDS encoding double zinc ribbon domain-containing protein, with the protein product MMALAQTDPFRAISNFLSSPALKMAGEIILLFIVVVWLALVYWTYADASRRGALRLVWLVVAIVFPFVGTLVYLIVRPPEYVLDSRERELELAVLERELRSRVLLCPNCQAMVERDYLVCPECSWQLKKPCMRCERPLDLDWKICPYCGVNQNSGKIEY
- a CDS encoding bifunctional folylpolyglutamate synthase/dihydrofolate synthase; protein product: MKSSGNKLRGYGEVCAALDARQRITLGLERMERLLSLLGEPQRDFGTVQVVGTNGKGTTTVTLAAALTACGHPAGAYLSPHLISYTERILLPSGYVSEEEFARVMDRVMRLDDEMGVGASQFEILTAGALLLFREAGLGWAVLEAGMGARHDATSVVRPPVVVLTNVGLDHTEYLGETVEEIAREKLASVQPGGTLVLGTGDPLVVRLARERCGETGAWLVPASGGAVEWDRLAPYAARDAALGLRVAEVVLGRALGERERKEALERAAGVLPGRFEVHEREGVPVVVDGGHNPPGIRATIEAVAARFGGRPLGVVFGCLRDKEVASMLDTVAGASDALVLTRPESGRAADPHRLIVEHDPRDRRGKEAVVVEEVGEAVGRMVEKMRREGGVVLVTGSLYTCAAAIRWLREG